The following coding sequences are from one Luteolibacter rhizosphaerae window:
- a CDS encoding vWA domain-containing protein, which translates to MTFAQPAWFALLLLVPLFTVGAVLVARLRRKQWAAFAAPRLRPRLLRRGSPLPRWLAFGFLMLAVVLLAFGLARPQTTRGMQTETSRGRNVLLALDLSRSMLVSDLKPDRLTQAKTLCYELMEALPNDRIGLIGFSGEPYLFAPLTVDHAAVRETIDQLDMDFIPVGGSNLEGTLEMAIKTLKETGQKENALIVLSDGDETTGRMSKLAADAKKAGVYIFAIAVGTENGDYIPNPDYPDGRHRDRSGNVVRSGINTSALKKLAADTGGRFAVATSAASIPEMVKTAISDLEQFEIEGRDRFVPVEYYQWFVLPGIIFLIASVIAGTRWRGLGPASAAAAAALIFITPQPARAGMHEDAGKALSEGRNEEAETLYDQLAEKSGPTDTGFRYRLAQGNAAFRQGQTDVARHAYSEALRSNDPKVRAAAHHGLGTILFDNGWKRLSNGPSYPKIEPPKSEAKNSDPFKKIGDALSGKGNPAATKDPMAAFDEMVRQAMSEWIQGEIPDGGGDTAGFDRFNSVLTDWVDAVKHFESALGYDSSLVDAEHNRTLTVKHLKRLREILEEVNENAQQIQPVPGPGEGEDQGQGQQPDGEGEEGDQEGEGKGGDKEGKGDGDGEEKDRDGKGGDHPGDKKEGEGDKDGGKKPKPGESPEDAARRILKENADFEKGALGPNRIEYRQPDKDW; encoded by the coding sequence ATGACCTTCGCCCAACCCGCTTGGTTCGCCCTGCTGTTGCTGGTGCCCCTGTTCACAGTGGGTGCCGTGCTGGTCGCGCGGCTGCGGCGGAAGCAATGGGCCGCCTTTGCCGCCCCGCGCCTGCGTCCCCGACTTCTGCGCCGCGGTAGCCCCCTGCCCCGCTGGCTCGCCTTTGGCTTCCTGATGCTGGCGGTGGTCTTGCTCGCCTTCGGACTCGCCCGCCCGCAGACAACCCGCGGCATGCAGACCGAAACCTCCCGCGGGCGGAATGTGCTGCTCGCGCTCGACCTCTCCCGGAGCATGCTGGTTTCCGATCTGAAACCCGATCGACTCACTCAGGCGAAGACACTCTGCTACGAGTTGATGGAAGCCCTGCCGAACGACCGGATCGGCCTGATCGGTTTTTCCGGTGAGCCCTACCTGTTTGCGCCCCTCACGGTGGATCACGCCGCGGTGCGCGAGACGATCGACCAACTCGACATGGATTTCATCCCGGTCGGAGGATCGAACCTCGAAGGCACCTTGGAGATGGCGATTAAGACCCTCAAGGAAACAGGTCAGAAGGAGAATGCCCTGATCGTCCTCAGCGATGGTGACGAAACCACCGGCCGGATGAGCAAGCTCGCGGCTGATGCCAAGAAGGCGGGCGTCTACATCTTCGCCATCGCCGTGGGTACCGAGAATGGCGACTACATCCCGAATCCGGACTATCCCGATGGCCGTCATCGCGACCGCTCCGGAAACGTCGTCCGCAGCGGCATCAATACCAGTGCTCTCAAGAAGCTCGCGGCAGATACCGGCGGGCGGTTCGCGGTCGCCACCTCCGCCGCCAGCATTCCCGAGATGGTGAAGACCGCGATCTCCGATTTGGAACAGTTCGAGATTGAAGGCCGTGATCGCTTTGTCCCGGTCGAGTATTACCAATGGTTCGTTCTGCCGGGGATCATCTTTCTCATCGCCTCGGTGATCGCCGGTACCCGCTGGCGCGGATTGGGACCAGCTAGCGCAGCAGCGGCTGCCGCTTTGATTTTCATCACACCGCAGCCAGCCCGGGCCGGAATGCATGAGGACGCGGGCAAGGCGCTCTCGGAAGGTCGCAACGAGGAGGCGGAGACGCTCTACGATCAACTGGCCGAGAAGTCGGGGCCCACCGACACAGGCTTCCGTTACCGCTTGGCCCAAGGCAATGCCGCGTTCCGCCAAGGACAAACGGACGTCGCCCGCCACGCCTATAGCGAGGCTCTGCGCTCGAACGATCCGAAGGTCCGCGCCGCCGCACACCATGGATTGGGAACCATTCTCTTCGACAACGGCTGGAAACGACTCTCCAACGGTCCCTCCTACCCGAAGATCGAGCCCCCGAAATCCGAGGCCAAGAACTCGGATCCCTTCAAGAAGATCGGCGACGCCCTGTCCGGAAAAGGTAATCCCGCAGCGACCAAAGATCCGATGGCCGCCTTCGACGAGATGGTGCGCCAAGCGATGTCCGAATGGATTCAGGGCGAGATTCCAGATGGCGGAGGCGATACCGCCGGTTTCGATCGCTTCAACAGCGTGCTCACCGATTGGGTGGACGCCGTGAAGCACTTCGAATCCGCGCTGGGCTATGACTCGTCGCTAGTTGACGCGGAGCACAACCGCACGCTCACCGTGAAGCATCTCAAGCGCTTGCGGGAGATTCTTGAAGAGGTGAACGAAAACGCCCAGCAGATCCAACCCGTCCCGGGACCCGGCGAGGGGGAGGACCAAGGTCAAGGCCAGCAGCCGGATGGCGAAGGCGAAGAGGGCGATCAAGAAGGCGAAGGCAAGGGCGGCGACAAAGAGGGCAAGGGCGACGGCGACGGCGAAGAAAAGGATCGGGACGGTAAAGGCGGCGATCACCCCGGCGACAAAAAAGAGGGTGAAGGCGACAAGGACGGTGGCAAGAAGCCTAAACCGGGCGAATCTCCGGAAGATGCCGCACGTCGTATCCTCAAGGAGAACGCCGATTTCGAAAAGGGTGCGCTCGGCCCCAATCGCATCGAGTACCGTCAACCTGACAAGGACTGGTAA